One Scophthalmus maximus strain ysfricsl-2021 chromosome 1, ASM2237912v1, whole genome shotgun sequence genomic region harbors:
- the stradb gene encoding STE20-related kinase adapter protein beta isoform X1 — MLNPASLPPTGLHVFLGHVSPVLLPPLHQDCSCISHAQVQPLDIEERYEDTSHQFLSCDSSEYTLHTPTGGDDITGLSAEPSHYQLLSELGRGFNYLSQVSMARHVPTGQLVAVKQTNLDECTEEELLQLMNEVLLSRLFRHANLLTSRLVFSSCCQLWVLTPLMAYGSADTLLRTYFPDGMSESLIAYLLYGALKALEYLHRMGYVHRGVKASHILLSGEGHVYLSGLHSVYSMMREGKRMRAVFDMPHHSPALLPWLSPELLRQDLHGYGVKSDIYSLGIVACELVSGRVPFQDMPPTQMLLQKLRGSHCCLLDVAPFPLGELGGLKVSRSGVDSGIGESVATGSLTHSATAPPTDRPQSPAPKNHSATLHNLVQLCLQQQPERRPSASALLTHAFFKQVKRHTARDSFLSLMYPAVPLTSPEDPPVSCPPGASCHAPPAPSAADTPDAVWDFS, encoded by the exons ATGCTAAACCCAGCAAGTTTACCACCAACAGGACTCCATGTCTTTCTTG GGCATGTCTCACCTgtgctcctccctcccctccaccaggACTGTTCCTGCATCTCCCACGCTCAGGTCCAGCCCTTGGACATAGAGGAGCGCTATGAAGACACCAGCCACCAGTTCCTG AGCTGTGACAGTTCTGAATACACTCTGCACACGCCAACGGGTGGCGATGACATCACAGGGCTGTCGGCTGAGCCCTCCCACTACCAGCTACTGTCTGAGCTGG GTCGGGGCTTCAATTACCTGAGCCAGGTGAGCATGGCCCGGCACGTCCCCACTGGGCAGCTGGTGGCCGTCAAACAAACCAACCTGGACGAGTGCACcgaagaggagctgctgcagctcatg AACGAGGTGCTGCTGTCCAGGCTTTTCCGTCACGCCAACCTCTTGACCTCGCGCCTGGTCTTCAGCTCCTGCTGTCAGCTGTGGGTCCTCACGCCGCTCATGGCCTATG GCTCTGCGGACACTTTGCTGAGGACATATTTCCCAGATGGAATGAGTGAATCCCTGATAGCTTACCTGCTGTACGGCGCGCTGAAGGCGCTGGAATACCTACACCGGATGGGCTACGTTCACCG gGGGGTAAAGGCCAGTCACATCCTGCTGTCGGGGGAGGGCCATGTTTACCTCTCGGGGCTCCACAGTGTTTACAGTATGATGCGCGAGGGGAAGAGGATGCGGGCGGTGTTCGACATGCCCCACCACAGCCCCGCCCTGCTGCCCTGGCTCAGCCCCGAACTGCTGCGACAG GACCTGCACGGTTACGGAGTTAAGTCAGACATCTACAGTTTAGGTATCGTGGCCTGTGAGCTGGTCAGTGGCCGGGTGCCTTTTCAGGACATGCCACCCACtcag ATGCTACTCCAGAAGCTGCGCGGCTCCCACTGCTGCCTGCTGGACGTGGCCCCCTTCCCGCTGGGCGAGTTGGGGGGGCTGAAGGTGTCACGCTCTGGCGTGGACTCCGGCATCGGGGAGAGCGTGGCCACCGGAAGCCTGACGCACAGCGCCACTGCTCCTCCCACCGACCGACCCCAGAGCCCCGCACCTAAAAACCACTCAGCCACGCTGCACAACCTGGTGCAGctgtgtctgcagcagcagcctgagcgCAG ACCGTCGGCATCTGCACTGTTGACTCACGCCTTCTTCAAGCAG GTGAAAAGGCACACAGCCAGAGACTCCTTCCTCAGCCTCATGTACCCAGCAGTGCCCCTCACCAGCCCGGAGGACCCTCCGGTGTCCTGCCCCCCCGGTGCGTCCTGCCATGCTCCCCCTGCCCCGAGCGCCGCCGACACTCCCGATGCCGTGTGGGACTTCTCCTAA
- the stradb gene encoding STE20-related kinase adapter protein beta isoform X3 translates to MLNPASLPPTGLHVFLGHVSPVLLPPLHQDCSCISHAQVQPLDIEERYEDTSHQFLSCDSSEYTLHTPTGGDDITGLSAEPSHYQLLSELGRGFNYLSQVSMARHVPTGQLVAVKQTNLDECTEEELLQLMNEVLLSRLFRHANLLTSRLVFSSCCQLWVLTPLMAYGSADTLLRTYFPDGMSESLIAYLLYGALKALEYLHRMGYVHRGVKASHILLSGEGHVYLSGLHSVYSMMREGKRMRAVFDMPHHSPALLPWLSPELLRQDLHGYGVKSDIYSLGIVACELVSGRVPFQDMPPTQMLLQKLRGSHCCLLDVAPFPLGELGGLKVSRSGVDSGIGESVATGSLTHSATAPPTDRPQSPAPKNHSATLHNLVQLCLQQQPERRPSASALLTHAFFKQGYL, encoded by the exons ATGCTAAACCCAGCAAGTTTACCACCAACAGGACTCCATGTCTTTCTTG GGCATGTCTCACCTgtgctcctccctcccctccaccaggACTGTTCCTGCATCTCCCACGCTCAGGTCCAGCCCTTGGACATAGAGGAGCGCTATGAAGACACCAGCCACCAGTTCCTG AGCTGTGACAGTTCTGAATACACTCTGCACACGCCAACGGGTGGCGATGACATCACAGGGCTGTCGGCTGAGCCCTCCCACTACCAGCTACTGTCTGAGCTGG GTCGGGGCTTCAATTACCTGAGCCAGGTGAGCATGGCCCGGCACGTCCCCACTGGGCAGCTGGTGGCCGTCAAACAAACCAACCTGGACGAGTGCACcgaagaggagctgctgcagctcatg AACGAGGTGCTGCTGTCCAGGCTTTTCCGTCACGCCAACCTCTTGACCTCGCGCCTGGTCTTCAGCTCCTGCTGTCAGCTGTGGGTCCTCACGCCGCTCATGGCCTATG GCTCTGCGGACACTTTGCTGAGGACATATTTCCCAGATGGAATGAGTGAATCCCTGATAGCTTACCTGCTGTACGGCGCGCTGAAGGCGCTGGAATACCTACACCGGATGGGCTACGTTCACCG gGGGGTAAAGGCCAGTCACATCCTGCTGTCGGGGGAGGGCCATGTTTACCTCTCGGGGCTCCACAGTGTTTACAGTATGATGCGCGAGGGGAAGAGGATGCGGGCGGTGTTCGACATGCCCCACCACAGCCCCGCCCTGCTGCCCTGGCTCAGCCCCGAACTGCTGCGACAG GACCTGCACGGTTACGGAGTTAAGTCAGACATCTACAGTTTAGGTATCGTGGCCTGTGAGCTGGTCAGTGGCCGGGTGCCTTTTCAGGACATGCCACCCACtcag ATGCTACTCCAGAAGCTGCGCGGCTCCCACTGCTGCCTGCTGGACGTGGCCCCCTTCCCGCTGGGCGAGTTGGGGGGGCTGAAGGTGTCACGCTCTGGCGTGGACTCCGGCATCGGGGAGAGCGTGGCCACCGGAAGCCTGACGCACAGCGCCACTGCTCCTCCCACCGACCGACCCCAGAGCCCCGCACCTAAAAACCACTCAGCCACGCTGCACAACCTGGTGCAGctgtgtctgcagcagcagcctgagcgCAG ACCGTCGGCATCTGCACTGTTGACTCACGCCTTCTTCAAGCAG GGTTACTTATAA
- the stradb gene encoding STE20-related kinase adapter protein beta isoform X2 produces MSFLDCSCISHAQVQPLDIEERYEDTSHQFLSCDSSEYTLHTPTGGDDITGLSAEPSHYQLLSELGRGFNYLSQVSMARHVPTGQLVAVKQTNLDECTEEELLQLMNEVLLSRLFRHANLLTSRLVFSSCCQLWVLTPLMAYGSADTLLRTYFPDGMSESLIAYLLYGALKALEYLHRMGYVHRGVKASHILLSGEGHVYLSGLHSVYSMMREGKRMRAVFDMPHHSPALLPWLSPELLRQDLHGYGVKSDIYSLGIVACELVSGRVPFQDMPPTQMLLQKLRGSHCCLLDVAPFPLGELGGLKVSRSGVDSGIGESVATGSLTHSATAPPTDRPQSPAPKNHSATLHNLVQLCLQQQPERRPSASALLTHAFFKQVKRHTARDSFLSLMYPAVPLTSPEDPPVSCPPGASCHAPPAPSAADTPDAVWDFS; encoded by the exons ATGTCTTTCTTG gACTGTTCCTGCATCTCCCACGCTCAGGTCCAGCCCTTGGACATAGAGGAGCGCTATGAAGACACCAGCCACCAGTTCCTG AGCTGTGACAGTTCTGAATACACTCTGCACACGCCAACGGGTGGCGATGACATCACAGGGCTGTCGGCTGAGCCCTCCCACTACCAGCTACTGTCTGAGCTGG GTCGGGGCTTCAATTACCTGAGCCAGGTGAGCATGGCCCGGCACGTCCCCACTGGGCAGCTGGTGGCCGTCAAACAAACCAACCTGGACGAGTGCACcgaagaggagctgctgcagctcatg AACGAGGTGCTGCTGTCCAGGCTTTTCCGTCACGCCAACCTCTTGACCTCGCGCCTGGTCTTCAGCTCCTGCTGTCAGCTGTGGGTCCTCACGCCGCTCATGGCCTATG GCTCTGCGGACACTTTGCTGAGGACATATTTCCCAGATGGAATGAGTGAATCCCTGATAGCTTACCTGCTGTACGGCGCGCTGAAGGCGCTGGAATACCTACACCGGATGGGCTACGTTCACCG gGGGGTAAAGGCCAGTCACATCCTGCTGTCGGGGGAGGGCCATGTTTACCTCTCGGGGCTCCACAGTGTTTACAGTATGATGCGCGAGGGGAAGAGGATGCGGGCGGTGTTCGACATGCCCCACCACAGCCCCGCCCTGCTGCCCTGGCTCAGCCCCGAACTGCTGCGACAG GACCTGCACGGTTACGGAGTTAAGTCAGACATCTACAGTTTAGGTATCGTGGCCTGTGAGCTGGTCAGTGGCCGGGTGCCTTTTCAGGACATGCCACCCACtcag ATGCTACTCCAGAAGCTGCGCGGCTCCCACTGCTGCCTGCTGGACGTGGCCCCCTTCCCGCTGGGCGAGTTGGGGGGGCTGAAGGTGTCACGCTCTGGCGTGGACTCCGGCATCGGGGAGAGCGTGGCCACCGGAAGCCTGACGCACAGCGCCACTGCTCCTCCCACCGACCGACCCCAGAGCCCCGCACCTAAAAACCACTCAGCCACGCTGCACAACCTGGTGCAGctgtgtctgcagcagcagcctgagcgCAG ACCGTCGGCATCTGCACTGTTGACTCACGCCTTCTTCAAGCAG GTGAAAAGGCACACAGCCAGAGACTCCTTCCTCAGCCTCATGTACCCAGCAGTGCCCCTCACCAGCCCGGAGGACCCTCCGGTGTCCTGCCCCCCCGGTGCGTCCTGCCATGCTCCCCCTGCCCCGAGCGCCGCCGACACTCCCGATGCCGTGTGGGACTTCTCCTAA
- the LOC118309680 gene encoding adrenodoxin, with translation MRHSLFANRQTTPEEEEDEEARSPPARVCPAPRPADRVRFLSVHGLSLPASVLDMSLVAAVRRVAHVAVRDYSRRSAAARGAWLAGRRNFTGGSQPVRSENKVTIHFVNRDGEKITVKGSPGDSLLDVVINEDLDFDGFGACEGTLACSTCHLIFDEDVYKDLGPVTDEELDMLDLAYGLTDTSRLGCQICLTKSLEGVVARVPESVADIRQSKDESV, from the exons atgcgccacTCGTTGTTCGCCAACCGCCAAACGaccccagaagaagaagaagacgaggaagcCCGTTCTCCGCCAGCTCGAGTCTGTCCTGCTCCGCGTCCAGCTGATCGGGTTCGATTCCTCTCGGTTCACGGTCTCTCTCTTCCGGCGTCGGTCCTGGACATGTCTTTGGTGGCGGCGGTACGGAGGGTGGCTCACGTCGCGGTACGGGACTACTCGCGGAGGTCGGCGGCGGCTCGCGGAGCCTGGCTGGCGGGGAGGAGGAACTTCACCGGCGGCTCGCAGCCCGTGAG gtCGGAGAACAAGGTGACGATCCACTTCGTCAACAGAGACGGGGAGAAGATCACGGTGAAGGGTTCGCCCGGAGACTCGCTGCTGGACGTCGTCATAAATGAAGACCTTGACTTTGACGGCTTTG gagCGTGTGAGGGAACGCTGGCGTGCTCCACATGCCATCTAATCTTTGACGAGGACGTCTACAAGGACCTGGGACCGGTCACGGACGAGGAGCTGGACATGCTCGACTTAGCGTACGGCCTGACGGACAC ATCTCGTCTGGGCTGCCAGATCTGTCTGACCAAGTCTCTGGAGGGCGTGGTGGCTCGGGTCCCAGAGAGCGTAGCAGACATCCGACAGAGCAAAGACGAGTCCGTTTAA
- the LOC118309260 gene encoding rho GTPase-activating protein 20-like — protein sequence MDSMSPQQRQESGVGRGAGQQENKRRMKSQSYRRQSAPSLVITKALTRSKTLSRESFLVPPCPETCPLVQNFLSGSDRSFLLHGHAQLKTGMQTQDRHLFLFTDILVIAKAKSANHFKQKAQVRVCEMWTASCMDEVCEGSTKPERSFVMGWPTCNCVATFSSQEQKERWLSIVKSRNKEEKEKEEPKTIPLRVYGKGINTFAVTKTLPVSNSDSTNEVIRLALQQFGIIGNVKDYQLWVVSKRDNAPYPLIGHEFPFSIQMSHVRHAPSQAGRDAAAPPADRQRAVQAEQLQASKQCQFVLKPRPVDTLLQQQHVRADLSQKPLKRRRSLITWAFWRGSSSHLNELSLAGASRGCLFGQPLSCVCVEDTLPKPVMDMLAFLYHEGSWTRGIFRRPAGARAVRELRDSLDAGHFQLPLTRDHVFIIAGVFKDFLRSIPGSLLCSELHGEWMDVLEEEEEEEEERVEDIKRMICRLPKGNALLLRHLLALLHGMQGNAHENQMTTFNLSVCIAPSMLWPPGAPCSPEVEGEGTKKVCELVKFMIESCQRILGEDPASLFGGPPLRLDTDEMGSDWTYPLTDSSYDSLENELDNISGGSPGLCSRRRLRPKPLQGSLDSVLTLSDCDQDTDALHPHADSPLSLGRSRGGRQDPDRDAAAEDAPSILDSLSLDGGHRLRRRSEPAIAFKFQLHVSGSAEGLTGEDEDAEEELTKKPSIHTHCRGQSRRGGGALQLPGGGSGALRASSSSLSSTSPAPTHSSLDSLSSEHTSATKTHPASSGSSGSTGDAALTSTEPPDMWAMPKGSPPREPLNWGTVRGCRGLHPNSWLKKDRRLSLTQQEKDEDKTEGGAADKSLKLVPEKGKAGHRGGGKLNYSRTCRATNDDVKPASSSPPCHHRSTGSLLFPKSPMFHCSDSPHSNQRREASEPKQPSVLYKQRTPSLSLFRRHKSQSVEEESDPRLCLRRGSEPVGQVAERASTLGRARLPSDPGLKVTEVDPQGDTPARFCLSPCATKAVRDYFSSHRRSNPQSGQHVALALVESRREWLRRCSDPEAEPDFEQLLFAEESYV from the exons ATGGACAGCATGTCTCCACAGCAGCGGCAGGAAAGCGGCGTCGGTCGAGGCGCAGGGCAGCAGGAAAACAAGCGG AGGATGAAGTCTCAGAGTTACCGGCGTCAGTCTGCTCCGTCTCTGGTCATCACCAAGGCCCTGACCAGGTCCAAGACTCTCTCCAG GGAGAGCTTCCTGGTTCCTCCGTGTCCAGAGACGTGCCCATTGGTGCAGAACTTCCTGTCCGGCTCTGACAGGTCCTTCCTTCTCCACGGACATGCTCAGTTGAAGACGGGGATGCAGACTCAGGACAGACACCTCTTCCTGTTCACCGACATCCTGGTTATCGCCAAAGCCAA gtcAGCCAACCACTTCAAGCAGAAGGCccaggtgcgtgtgtgtgagatgtggaCGGCGAGCTGCATGGACGAGGTGTGTGAGGGCAGCACCAAACCTGAGAGGAGCTTCGTCATGGGCTGGCCCACCTGCAACTGTGTCGCCACGTttag CTCAcaggaacagaaagagagatggcTCTCCATCGTCAAAAG TCGgaataaagaagagaaagagaaggaggaaccTAAAACCATTCCTCTGAGAGTGTACGGGAAGGGGATCAACACCTTCGCCGTC ACCAAGACGCTCCCCGTCAGCAACTCAGATTCGACCAATGAGGTGATCCGACTGGCTCTGCAGCAGTTTGGCATCATA GGAAACGTGAAGGACTATCAGCTGTGGGTCGTCTCCAAGAGGGACAACGCCCCCTATCCTCTCATAG GTCACGAGTTTCCGTTCAGCATCCAGATGAGTCACGTGAGACACGCGCCGTCTCAGGCAGGCCGGGACGCCGCGGCGccacctgcagacagacagagggccGTGCAGgcggagcagctgcaggcgaGCAAGCAGTGCCAGTTCGTCCTGAAGCCTCGACCCGTGGacacgctgctgcagcagcagcacgtccGTGCAG ACTTGTCCCAGAAGCCCTTAAAGAGGAGGCGATCCCTCATCACCTGGGCCTTCTGGCGAGGCTCCTCCTCGCACCTGAACGAGCTGTCCCTTGCCGGGGCGTCCCGCGGCTGCCTGTTCGGACAGCCGCTcagctgcgtgtgtgttgagGACACGCTGCCGAAGCCCGTCATG GACATGTTGGCGTTTCTGTACCACGAGGGTTCCTGGACGCGGGGGATATTCCGCCGGCCGGCGGGGGCTCGGGCAGTCCGGGAGCTGCGTGACTCTCTGGACGCCGGACACTTTCAGCTTCCTCTGACGCGGGACCACGTCTTCATCATCGCCGGAGTCTTTAAG GACTTCTTGCGTAGCATCCCGGGAAGTTTGCTCTGCTCTGAGCTGCACGGGGAATGGATGGATgttctggaggaagaggaggaggaggaggaggaacgggTGGAGGACATAAAGAG GATGATTTGTCGGCTGCCCAAAGGAAACGCGCTGCTGCTGCGCCACCTGCTGGCGCTGCTGCACGGTATGCAGGGCAACGCCCACGAGAACCAAATGACGACTTTCAACTTGTCGGTGTGCATTGCTCCCAGCATGCTTTGGCCTCCCGGAGCGCCGTGTAGCCccgaggtggagggagagggcaCGAAGAAG GTTTGCGAGCTGGTGAAGTTCATGATCGAAAGCTGCCAGAGGATCCTGGGTGAGGATCCCGCCTCTCTGTTCGGGGGGCCGCCGCTGAGACTCGACACGGACGAGATGGGATCAG ACTGGACGTACCCTCTGACCGACTCGTCCTACGACAGTCTGGAGAACGAGCTGGACAACATCAGCGGCGGGTCGCCCGGTCTCTGCAGCCGACGGCGACTCCGGCCCAAACCGCTTCAGGGCAGCCTGGACTCCGTCCTCACATTAAGCGACTGTGACCAAGACACGGACGCGCTCCACCCCCACGCCGACAGCCCGCTCAGTCTGGGGAGATCCAGAGGCGGGAGACAGGATCCCGACCGGGACGCGGCGGCTGAGGACGCCCCCTCCATCCTCGACTCCCTGTCCCTGGATGGTGGGCACAGACTGAGGCGGCGCTCGGAGCCGGCAATCGCATTCAAGTTCCAGCTCCACGTTTCGGGGAGCGCAGAAGGTCTCACTGGCGAGGATGAGGACGCTGAAGAAGAGCTTACAAAGAAGCCGAgcatccacacacactgcaggggtCAGAGccggagaggtggaggagcgtTACAGCTGCCTGGAGGGGGGTCGGGGGCTCTGCGAGccagctcctccagcctctcctccacctctcctgcacccacacactcctccctggACTCCCTGAGCAGTGAACACACCTCCGCCACCAAGACGCACCCGGCCTCCAGCGGCTCCTCCGGGTCCACCGGCGACGCCGCGCTGACCTCCACTGAACCTCCGGACATGTGGGCTATGCCCAAAGGCTCCCCACCCAGAGAACCACTCAACTGGGGGACCGTGAGAGGCTGCAGGGGCCTCCACCCAAACTCCTGGCTTAAGAAAGACCGGAGACTGTCACTGACCCAACAGGAGAAAGACGAGGACAAGACTGAG GGAGGAGCCGCCGACAAGTCGCTCAAACTCGTCCCAGAGAAAGGAAAGGCCGGCcacaggggaggaggaaaactAAACTACAGCAGAACCTGCAGAGCCACAAACGACGATGTTAAACCGGCCTCTTCCAGCCCCCCGTGTCACCACCGCTCCACAGGAAGCCTCCTGTTCCCCAAATCTCCCATGTTCCACTGCTCAGACTCCCCCCACAGCAACCAGAGGCGTGAGGCCAGCGAGCCGAAGCAGCCGTCCGTACTTTACAAGCAGCGAACGCCGTCTCTGTCCCTGTTCAGGCGACACAAGTCCCAGTCCGTTGAGGAGGAGAGTGACCCCCGGCTCTGTCTGCGCCGGGGGTCAGAGCCCGTCGGGCAGGTGGCGGAGCGGGCCTCCACCTTGGGCCGGGCGAGGCTGCCCAGCGACCCGGGACTCAAGGTGACGGAGGTGGACCCACAGGGCGACACGCCGGCCCGTTTCTGCCTCTCCCCCTGCGCCACCAAAGCGGTACGGGACTACTTCTCGTCGCACCGGCGCAGCAACCCCCAGAGCGGCCAGCATGTGGCGCTCGCCCTGGTGGAGAGCCGCAGGGAATGGCTGAGGAGGTGCAGCGACCCCGAGGCCGAGCCCGACTTCGAGCAGCTTCTCTTCGCCGAAGAATCCTACGTCTGA